The Dethiosulfovibrio peptidovorans genome includes a window with the following:
- a CDS encoding glutamate dehydrogenase, with the protein MSVVKRTSDNVLLDTALKNFYAAAEEMGLEDGLVEILSRSERKTSVSIPVEMDDGSVKVFDGFRVAHSSAIGPAKGGVRFHPEVCLDECEALAFMMTWKCSLAGIPYGGGKGGVSCNPLEMSPREKERIARTFAARIEPVVGAWTDVPAPDVNTGGQEMIWFMDTISKMRGRLEPAIFTGKPIPLWGSKGRTAATGLGVATCAIEFMKALNKPVEGVTVAIQGFGNVGSHAALTMVAAGAKVVAISDITGTYYCKDGIDVQKAYAHVSNHPKKLLEGFSQPGLEKRDLPELVLTECDILMPCALEGAVNGKNADGVKAKYVVEGANGPVTPEGDAILDDKGIMLVPDFLANSGGVIGSYFEWCQDLGGFFWTEEEYNQRLLRIMKDNFKRVWDYSQNKNVKMRRAAFMAAIQRVADAVKMRGVFL; encoded by the coding sequence ATGTCAGTGGTGAAGCGTACTTCCGATAACGTGCTTCTGGACACAGCTCTCAAGAATTTCTATGCTGCAGCGGAGGAAATGGGGCTTGAGGACGGGCTTGTCGAGATATTGAGTCGATCTGAGAGAAAGACCTCTGTGTCGATTCCTGTCGAGATGGATGACGGCTCGGTCAAGGTCTTTGACGGATTCCGGGTGGCCCACTCATCCGCTATTGGGCCCGCTAAAGGTGGGGTTCGATTCCATCCTGAGGTCTGTCTGGACGAGTGCGAGGCTCTGGCTTTCATGATGACTTGGAAGTGTTCTCTGGCTGGTATTCCCTACGGAGGCGGTAAGGGAGGTGTTTCCTGTAACCCCTTGGAGATGTCTCCCCGTGAGAAAGAGCGGATTGCCCGTACCTTTGCGGCTCGAATCGAGCCTGTGGTTGGTGCGTGGACGGATGTTCCTGCTCCGGACGTGAACACCGGCGGTCAGGAAATGATCTGGTTCATGGACACCATCAGTAAGATGAGGGGGCGCCTGGAGCCGGCTATTTTTACCGGGAAGCCCATTCCTCTGTGGGGCTCTAAAGGGCGGACCGCTGCTACCGGTCTCGGTGTCGCTACCTGTGCCATCGAGTTTATGAAAGCTCTGAACAAGCCCGTAGAGGGGGTCACTGTTGCTATTCAGGGTTTTGGAAACGTGGGATCCCACGCAGCTTTGACCATGGTGGCTGCAGGAGCGAAGGTCGTCGCCATCAGCGACATCACCGGGACCTACTACTGCAAGGACGGCATCGATGTCCAGAAGGCCTATGCACACGTCTCAAACCACCCCAAGAAACTCCTGGAGGGGTTCTCCCAGCCAGGTCTCGAGAAGAGAGATCTTCCTGAGTTGGTTTTGACCGAATGCGATATCCTCATGCCCTGTGCTCTTGAGGGAGCTGTAAACGGCAAAAACGCCGACGGCGTCAAGGCCAAATACGTTGTGGAGGGAGCCAACGGTCCGGTGACTCCCGAGGGTGACGCTATCCTTGATGATAAGGGTATCATGTTGGTTCCCGATTTTCTCGCCAACTCCGGCGGGGTTATCGGCTCCTACTTCGAGTGGTGTCAGGACTTGGGCGGGTTTTTCTGGACCGAAGAAGAGTACAATCAGCGTCTTCTCCGGATCATGAAGGACAACTTCAAGAGGGTTTGGGACTACTCTCAGAACAAAAACGTCAAAATGCGCCGGGCTGCCTTCATGGCGGCTATCCAGCGGGTTGCCGATGCTGTCAAGATGAGGGGCGTTTTCCTGTAG
- the alr gene encoding alanine racemase: MAFMPSRMEVCLGNLARNYRAIENHVGFGVQLMPVIKADAYGHGMLEVARRLVKEGAQRFAVASSDEAFLLRDGGIGEALLVMGPTVYHEAGELVRQEVAVALIDMAMARALSQAAVREGRSALVHVKVDTGMGRIGFLPEEVPAMLDELSTLPGIRVEGVFTHFAVSDERRCLEYTETQFRRYVQVLEYLESRGVRVPLRHVCNSAGTLNDPEKHLDACRPGIILYGMWPSEDCLRPIDLCPTFQIKTIVVALRTLPKGSGVGYGLRYVTPGERRIAVLPMGYSNGLSRAFSMKIDVLIKGTRVQQIGNICMEQSMVDVTGLDVSIGDEVVLVGQQGEEEISPDDLAAARENTLNYEIPVMFSQGLPRVYLDD; encoded by the coding sequence ATGGCTTTCATGCCCAGCAGGATGGAGGTCTGTCTGGGAAATCTGGCCCGAAACTACCGTGCCATTGAGAATCACGTGGGATTTGGGGTTCAGTTGATGCCGGTGATCAAGGCCGATGCCTACGGTCACGGGATGTTGGAGGTCGCTCGACGGTTGGTTAAAGAAGGGGCTCAGCGCTTTGCCGTTGCCTCGTCTGACGAGGCTTTTCTCCTCAGGGATGGCGGCATCGGTGAGGCTCTCTTGGTTATGGGGCCGACGGTCTATCATGAGGCGGGGGAGCTCGTTCGACAGGAGGTGGCCGTTGCCCTGATCGACATGGCCATGGCCCGGGCTCTGAGTCAGGCTGCCGTCAGGGAGGGGCGGTCCGCCCTGGTCCACGTCAAGGTTGACACCGGTATGGGGCGAATTGGTTTCCTCCCAGAGGAGGTACCAGCTATGCTGGATGAACTGTCGACCTTGCCCGGTATACGGGTTGAGGGGGTGTTCACTCATTTTGCTGTCTCCGACGAACGACGATGCCTTGAGTACACTGAGACCCAATTTCGTCGCTATGTCCAGGTTTTGGAGTATCTGGAGTCTCGGGGAGTCCGGGTTCCCCTGCGCCATGTGTGTAACAGTGCGGGAACCTTGAACGATCCGGAAAAACATCTGGATGCCTGTCGTCCCGGGATTATCCTCTACGGTATGTGGCCCTCTGAGGACTGTCTGAGGCCTATCGATCTTTGTCCCACGTTCCAGATAAAGACGATCGTGGTCGCTCTTCGCACTCTTCCCAAGGGGAGCGGTGTTGGATATGGCCTTCGGTATGTCACTCCGGGAGAGCGACGAATAGCGGTCTTGCCTATGGGGTATTCCAATGGCCTCTCTCGTGCGTTTTCCATGAAAATTGATGTTCTGATCAAAGGAACTCGGGTTCAACAGATCGGCAACATATGTATGGAACAGAGCATGGTTGATGTCACCGGTCTGGATGTTTCGATAGGAGATGAGGTGGTTCTGGTGGGGCAACAGGGAGAGGAGGAAATCTCCCCTGATGATCTGGCGGCTGCCCGGGAGAATACTCTCAACTACGAGATCCCCGTCATGTTCAGTCAAGGACTACCTCGGGTCTATCTGGATGACTGA